The DNA region GATTTCGTCCATATATTTGGAATTTTTTAATTCAGCTATCTCGTTTGCTTTAGAAAGAAGTCTATTAAATCTATCTTTTTTTACGGATTCATCAATGTGATTGTCCATATTTTCTGCAACAGTACCTTTTCTAACAGAGTAAATGAACATAAAAGCAGAATCGTATTGAACTTTTTCCAATACGTCTAAAGTATCTAAAAAATCTTCCTCAGTTTCGCCAGGAAAGCCTACCATAATATCTGTAGTTAGAGCTACATTTGGAACTTTAGTTTTAATCTTATTAATTAGCTCAATATATTGATCTTTTGTATAGTGTCTATTCATTTTTTTGAGCACAGCTGTACTGCCAGACTGAACAGGAAGATGTATACTTTCGCAAACTTTATCGAGATTTGCAACAGCATCTATGAGTTCTTCAGAAATATCTTTAGGATGTGATGTCATAAATCTTATACGCTCAATCCCTTGAATATCATTTAATATAGTAAGTAACTTAGCAAAAGAAACCTTGTTATCAAAATCATTGCCATATGAATTAACGTTTTGGCCGAGTAAAGTAATTTCCTTTACACCGTTTCTTGCCAAATCTTTTACTTCATTAATAACATCTTCTGGATTTCTGCTTCTTTCTCTACCTCTAGTATATGGAACTATGCAATATGTACAGAAGTTATTACAGCCGTACATTATATTTACAAAAGCTTTTAAGTCATATCTTCTAGCGGAAGGCAATCCTTCAATTACATTTCCGTCTATATCCCAAACATCAATTAGTGTCTTTGAGTCTCCAGACAGATATTTCAAAAGCAGCTCTGGAAATTTATATAAATTATGAGTTCCAAAAACTAAACTAACATGAGGAAATCTTTTTTTAATTTCATCTACAACGTGATCTTGTTGCATCATACATCCGCACACAGCTATTATCAAATCTGGATTTTTTACCTTTAGTTTTTTTAAAGCGTGTAAATTGCCATAAACCTTTAATTCAGCATTTTCTCTTACAGCACAGGTATTGAATATAATTATATCAGCTTCTTCCATAGAATCAGCTAAATCTATGTTCATCATATCAAACATCCCAGCTAAATTTTCTGAATCGTGTTCATTCATTTGGCAGCCAAATGTTTGAATAAAATAAGATTGATATCTGCCGTTTTCTTTAAAGAAATCTTCGTTCATTTGTGATAACGAATTTATATTATATTGTTGCATTAGTATCTCATCTTGTGATATTTGTTTTGCTTTACTTCTTTGCATTAACTTCAATCTCCGTTCTAATACATTAATTATTTAATTTGATTTAAGTGGTACTACTTCTATTTGGGTTTTTGTTGCCCCTAACTCTTTTCTTAAATTAAAGATAACACTGTCCTTTTCATTTTGAAGTCTAGTTTCTCCTAAAATCATATAATCAATGTCATTTTCAATAGCAAATTTTGATAATGTTTTTAGAATATCATTAGATTTTAAAACAGTTACACTTGCACCGTATTTTTTTGATTCTTCAAAAATATATTCTAGTTCTTCAGCTGCTCTAGGATCTTCGATTACTTTTATATCTTTAGTTGCAACATGTAAAACAAAAATTTCTGTATCATTATCTTTAGTTAATTCAATTCCTTTTTTTATAAGTCTTTCGCAGGTTTTCTGTTCAGTAACACAAACCATAATTTTTTGCTTTATCATGATTTACTCCTTTGATAATAGTTCACATTTGATTATAACATAATAAAAGGACTAATACTAAATTAATCCTCTTTGCTATTTCTATTTATTTTATCCATAAGTAATACAAATAAATTATATCATATTAGTTAAATTTTATCTAGACAAAGCAACTTGAAGGCATCAGCTTCCTCTTTATAGCCCAGTTTCTTAAAAACGCACAATGAAGGTACATTATTTTCCCTAACTAAAGCAGTTGATAAAGTTATACCTTTATTTTTAAATTTTTTTATAACTAGTTCAAGCATATGTTTTGCTATACCTTGATTTTGATATTGCTTGCAAACTGCAATTAAATCTATCCAAACACCTGAATAGTGAGGATTTTGAACTTCAAGAAGCCCTATGTATCCTACTGGGACATCTTTTATATATTGAATATATATATTATAATGTGTGTTTTTTTTCAATCTCATAGAAAGCTCTTCTGCACTATAAGGTATATCGTTAAATGATTGTTCATCAATATATAGTAAATCACAAGACATTTGATGAGAGTGGTCATACTTTTTAAACATTATAAGGTTTGCCTCCTTTGTATTGTCTCTAAATCCCTATTTATTTAATAACAAAAAAACAGTGTAAATTATATCAATATATAATTTACACTAAAATTACATCAAATTATTTGATATTTTCATCATCTACCCATTCTTTTGCTTTTTCGACAGCTTCTTCTGTAGGTATATCTACATTAGTTTCTTTGATACGACACTTTATACTATCATACACATCTGTAGCAGGGGTTGTAGAGTCTGCAGTTTCATTTTCACAAATATCTGGATTTTTTTTGATTTTATCTTTATCTGACATAACTATTCCTCCTTATTATAATATAAATATTATATTAGCATCTAATTAAATAATTACCCTTATTTGATAAAATCAATCATTAATGAAATCGTAAATCATAATTTTAGATCTAAATATTTTTCCATGTTAAATTTTTTTATTAGACCTTTGTCATTCATATATCTTATCTTTCCAAAGATTTCTCTTTCTTTCCATGGTCTATCATGTTTACCATAGCACCATGCTATTCCAGCATATCCGTTTGCATCTCTTCCATCTATACTATATCTGTCATTTAAATAAAGAGCTTTTGAGAAAGCGTCATTTATAGTCAATGACCATTCAATTATTTTCTTCCCCCAGTACATCCTCATATATCCATGCATTTTTCCTGTAATAACCATTTCTTTTTGAGCTTTATTCCAAAACTCATCATGAGTTTTTGCATTTTCTAATTCTTCAAGCGAGTATAAATAGTCTTTTAAATCATTCTGATGAGATATTAAGGAATCATATGCCCAGCTTGGCAAAATTTTTTCAATATCACTATCATAATTTTTATTATAATATATATAGTTGATTGCAAGTTCTCTTCTTGTTATGAGCTCTTCAAGAAAATCTTTTTTAGATTTAATGTCACTTTTTATTATTTTAAGAGCTATATATAGTGGAGAAATTTGTCCGAAATGCAAATATGGACTTAAATTTGAAGAATAATTCATTCCAGGATGATTTTTTAGTTCAGAGTAATATTGAGCTTTATTTTCTATAAAATCTTTAAGATATTTTTCTGCTTCAACTGATCCACCCTTATAAATTGACTCATTAATACTTTTATCGATTTTCAAGCTATCAATAAATGAGTTTAAATCAGAGATATCCTCTGACTTAATAGGATAATCAATCGATGATTGCATTACTAGTCTAGAATTAAGCTCGATTAAATACTTGTCAATAATTTTATTAATTTTGGGACGAATGGTATAGGCTCCATATTCTTCTTTATTAGAAGTAACCTCCACAGGGATGATTACGTTGCTTTCCACACTGAGCATAGAGCAGTTTAATTGCTGTGCAATATTGGATTTCATAATAATCTCATGCTTTAAATAACCAAAATCAGTTATCAAAATTGATGCATTTTTAGATAGTTCATTTACTATAGGAAGAGCCTCACCTTTTCTAATTACCATTTTGATTTTACGAGATTTTAGCTGATTCATGACATCTTCTATACCTTCTAGCATGAAACGAAAATGACGAAAATTTGCTTTAGGAAAATCCTCCATTATAATAAAAAGAACTATAAGTGGAAGTTTAAGTTTATTTGAGTATTCAATTGAGTATTCCAGTGCATGATTATATTCAGATCTTTGCGATGCTTGCATCCAATATAAAACATAGTCTCCATTATTTATTTTCTTATGATTTAAGTTTTTTATTCGTTCATCGTGTATCATATTTTCAACTCCTAAAATTTAATAAGAGAGCTGTTTGATTTTTTTCATTAATTTCAAAAAAAGCTATATCCAAATCAGAAAAAAATCTGATGGATATAGCTTTAAATGGGTAAATTATCTTTGAGCTTCGAAGGCTCTTAATAGTTTTACAAATAATTCAGGAATCTTTGCCATGTTCTCAGGAGACTCAACAAAAGAAATTCTGAACTGTGTGCTTCCAGGGTTAACCTCCCCTGCTTTTATATCATAGAAGCCTTTCATTGGAGCTACAAGTAAAGTAGTTTCTACTCCATCAATATTAATTGAGCCTTCTTGAGCACAATATAATACGAAATCGATAGCATCAAATCCAGGTTTAACAACGTTTCTAACGTCAATAACTGAGTAGATAGAAGCGTCAGGGCTAGAAACTATAAGTCCTGGCTCTTGTTCTTTTAAACCATTATATACCATCATGATTTGTTTTTTGTAGTATTCACGTAATTCTGAACACCAAGCAGCAATTTGCTCCTTGCTTTCATGAGCTAGAGCAGCAAATATGTACTGTCCGATAACGTTTGCACAAAGATTAGCAGTATATTCTGCGATTGATCTATTATTGAACTCAGCGCTATCAGTTATTACAGCACCAATTCTAAGTCCGCAAGCATTCCAAACTTTTGAAGCTGTTTCTATACTGATTCTTCTTCCTTCGATTCCAGGAACATCAGCATCTGTTAATCCCCAGATACTTACTAGAGGCTTGTCTTCTTGATAATATAACTCGCGGTATGCTTCATCACTTACCATCCACATATTGTACTTAACACAAAGCTTAGCAAGATCTTTCATGTTTTCATAATCATATAGCTGGCCAGTTGGATTGTCATAAGGTATTACTAGTAGAGCTCCAGGATTATGCTTTTGAATCATTTCTTCGATTTCGCTTACTTCAGGAAGAGTGAACTTACCATTGTCTTCCATTTTACGCTTAATTGTTACGGTTTTTCTTCCAACTCTTTCTGCAAAAGAAATGTAGTTTGTATAAGCTGGGTCAATCATCATCAAAGGTTTTTCGTCAGTACCTGCAGGACCACAAGTTCCAATTAGAAGAAGCTCCATTCCTGAAGAACCTCCATCTGTAACCTGAACATGCAATTTGCTAGTATCAAAGCCTTCGCATTTTAATATGTTTTTAAAAGCATCTTGGCATTCTGGAAGTCCAGCTGTACCTGAATATCTAATAACTCCATTTGCAAAAGGACTATCTGGCGCGTTTAAATTAAACATTCTTTTTTGCATAGCAGGATTTGTAGGCAGAGAAACATTACCAATACCTACATTGATAACTGCTTGTGGCTTAACTTTTCTCTCATCGTATTTCATTTGTGCTAAACGTACATCTGATGGTGTTCTTGACTCAAAATGAGCCGATAAAACTGGCTTACTCATTTTTAATTGACTCCCCTCTTAGATAAGATTTTATTTAATTTAATTAATCTAGAACTATAAATATACCAAACTAGGTACATTCACCCTTATTTTAACACTATATATAACTTATTTCACTAGTTAATTCTCAAATATGTCTATAAAAAAATAATTATATACATTTTATAATTAAAAACTTCCATAAATGATGTCTAATGACAAAATTACGGAAGTTTTTTGTGTATAAATAGGTTTTTGTATTTAAATAGCTTTTTTATAAATAGGTTTATTATATAACATCTGATTTATATCTAAACTCTCATATTTATTGTTGGAATAAACAACTGGAGATACTCTTCCAGATTTTACAGCTTCTATAAAATCTTTTTCATCTCTGATATT from Acetoanaerobium noterae includes:
- a CDS encoding CDIF630_02480 family spore surface protein, which gives rise to MSDKDKIKKNPDICENETADSTTPATDVYDSIKCRIKETNVDIPTEEAVEKAKEWVDDENIK
- a CDS encoding deoxyribodipyrimidine photo-lyase, whose product is MIHDERIKNLNHKKINNGDYVLYWMQASQRSEYNHALEYSIEYSNKLKLPLIVLFIIMEDFPKANFRHFRFMLEGIEDVMNQLKSRKIKMVIRKGEALPIVNELSKNASILITDFGYLKHEIIMKSNIAQQLNCSMLSVESNVIIPVEVTSNKEEYGAYTIRPKINKIIDKYLIELNSRLVMQSSIDYPIKSEDISDLNSFIDSLKIDKSINESIYKGGSVEAEKYLKDFIENKAQYYSELKNHPGMNYSSNLSPYLHFGQISPLYIALKIIKSDIKSKKDFLEELITRRELAINYIYYNKNYDSDIEKILPSWAYDSLISHQNDLKDYLYSLEELENAKTHDEFWNKAQKEMVITGKMHGYMRMYWGKKIIEWSLTINDAFSKALYLNDRYSIDGRDANGYAGIAWCYGKHDRPWKEREIFGKIRYMNDKGLIKKFNMEKYLDLKL
- the miaB gene encoding tRNA (N6-isopentenyl adenosine(37)-C2)-methylthiotransferase MiaB — its product is MQRSKAKQISQDEILMQQYNINSLSQMNEDFFKENGRYQSYFIQTFGCQMNEHDSENLAGMFDMMNIDLADSMEEADIIIFNTCAVRENAELKVYGNLHALKKLKVKNPDLIIAVCGCMMQQDHVVDEIKKRFPHVSLVFGTHNLYKFPELLLKYLSGDSKTLIDVWDIDGNVIEGLPSARRYDLKAFVNIMYGCNNFCTYCIVPYTRGRERSRNPEDVINEVKDLARNGVKEITLLGQNVNSYGNDFDNKVSFAKLLTILNDIQGIERIRFMTSHPKDISEELIDAVANLDKVCESIHLPVQSGSTAVLKKMNRHYTKDQYIELINKIKTKVPNVALTTDIMVGFPGETEEDFLDTLDVLEKVQYDSAFMFIYSVRKGTVAENMDNHIDESVKKDRFNRLLSKANEIAELKNSKYMDEIVEVLVEGFSKKDKTRLMGRTRQNKLVNFIGDESMIGSLVNVKVTETKSFSLNGIALD
- a CDS encoding universal stress protein, yielding MIKQKIMVCVTEQKTCERLIKKGIELTKDNDTEIFVLHVATKDIKVIEDPRAAEELEYIFEESKKYGASVTVLKSNDILKTLSKFAIENDIDYMILGETRLQNEKDSVIFNLRKELGATKTQIEVVPLKSN
- a CDS encoding GNAT family N-acetyltransferase, producing the protein MFKKYDHSHQMSCDLLYIDEQSFNDIPYSAEELSMRLKKNTHYNIYIQYIKDVPVGYIGLLEVQNPHYSGVWIDLIAVCKQYQNQGIAKHMLELVIKKFKNKGITLSTALVRENNVPSLCVFKKLGYKEEADAFKLLCLDKI
- a CDS encoding pyridoxal phosphate-dependent aminotransferase; the protein is MSKPVLSAHFESRTPSDVRLAQMKYDERKVKPQAVINVGIGNVSLPTNPAMQKRMFNLNAPDSPFANGVIRYSGTAGLPECQDAFKNILKCEGFDTSKLHVQVTDGGSSGMELLLIGTCGPAGTDEKPLMMIDPAYTNYISFAERVGRKTVTIKRKMEDNGKFTLPEVSEIEEMIQKHNPGALLVIPYDNPTGQLYDYENMKDLAKLCVKYNMWMVSDEAYRELYYQEDKPLVSIWGLTDADVPGIEGRRISIETASKVWNACGLRIGAVITDSAEFNNRSIAEYTANLCANVIGQYIFAALAHESKEQIAAWCSELREYYKKQIMMVYNGLKEQEPGLIVSSPDASIYSVIDVRNVVKPGFDAIDFVLYCAQEGSINIDGVETTLLVAPMKGFYDIKAGEVNPGSTQFRISFVESPENMAKIPELFVKLLRAFEAQR